From one Butyricimonas faecihominis genomic stretch:
- a CDS encoding DUF6175 family protein, with the protein MKKVVNIFGMLLLLFSTSVKAQEYLQIVSLEADKGANAVFSSAGIADNKKGIETDAIKSLIYTLFFQGVEGVNDGKPLVSKPNEAYTNTFFNNLARYTPYVVSAEEAVKATKVGGRFQGTMRITLRLRQLINDVRKNTHYDEVMAEIPKPRLPKPTIIVVPYKKKGESFEAKLENDNDYRIAVSAVQKGLEACDIKTIDLQGRIDAMNRRGQYEENAGAAESNDKQLLMSSGADVYVTVDLMKDYTAQGARVALIMKAYETASGTIWASEDGWTNRFQTTQTEVLCSYAVKDHLSPFLEQIIKNFSLPARVVLQISISGNSTGSLQDACCANGERIIDFIQNWLDRNAHEGDYHIQGIMDESAIFDYVMIPREDKNGFKMTSSKFAKDLNDQLKAQDVSGTVRIDGNTILLMLDL; encoded by the coding sequence ATGAAGAAAGTAGTGAACATATTTGGCATGCTGTTACTCCTCTTTTCAACTTCTGTCAAAGCCCAAGAGTACCTTCAGATCGTTTCTCTAGAAGCCGACAAAGGAGCAAACGCCGTTTTCTCCTCGGCTGGAATCGCAGATAACAAGAAAGGGATCGAAACAGATGCCATCAAATCACTTATCTACACCCTGTTTTTTCAGGGTGTAGAAGGTGTTAATGACGGGAAACCTTTAGTCAGCAAACCCAATGAGGCTTACACGAATACCTTCTTTAATAACTTGGCTCGTTACACTCCTTACGTGGTTAGTGCGGAAGAAGCAGTGAAAGCAACAAAAGTAGGTGGACGTTTCCAAGGTACGATGCGAATTACTTTACGTCTTCGCCAATTGATTAATGATGTCCGGAAAAACACACATTACGACGAGGTAATGGCTGAAATTCCCAAACCACGTCTTCCCAAACCAACGATTATCGTGGTCCCTTACAAGAAAAAGGGAGAGAGTTTCGAGGCGAAGTTGGAAAACGACAACGACTATCGTATTGCCGTGAGTGCCGTGCAAAAAGGATTGGAAGCCTGCGACATCAAGACCATTGATCTACAAGGACGAATTGACGCCATGAATCGTCGGGGTCAATATGAAGAAAATGCCGGAGCCGCAGAATCCAACGATAAGCAACTTTTGATGTCTTCCGGAGCAGACGTTTATGTCACGGTGGACTTGATGAAAGATTACACGGCACAAGGCGCCCGCGTAGCATTAATCATGAAAGCATACGAAACCGCAAGCGGAACGATCTGGGCATCGGAAGACGGCTGGACAAATCGTTTCCAGACAACACAAACGGAGGTCCTATGTTCTTATGCCGTGAAAGATCATCTTTCCCCTTTCTTGGAACAAATCATTAAAAATTTCTCCCTTCCTGCCCGAGTTGTCCTGCAAATCTCCATTAGTGGGAACTCGACGGGTTCTTTGCAAGATGCTTGCTGTGCTAACGGGGAAAGAATTATAGATTTCATCCAAAACTGGCTGGACCGTAACGCACACGAAGGAGATTATCATATACAAGGTATCATGGACGAATCGGCCATATTTGATTACGTGATGATCCCGAGGGAAGACAAAAACGGCTTCAAAATGACCTCCTCGAAGTTCGCAAAAGACCTGAACGATCAGCTCAAGGCACAAGACGTTTCAGGAACCGTTCGCATTGACGGAAACACAATTTTGTTAATGCTGGACTTGTAA
- a CDS encoding LPP20 family lipoprotein: MRKIILGLLLSICSVFHAEAQAPDWVTQRPTSSDAYIGIGVASLSETDYMKKATQNALLDIVSQIAVKLENNSFLHRVDVDGKTREMLEDKIHSSMVAWLEGQELKGSYQSEQKYYVYYALDKKVYARKAEERRQQAIRTGMDYLQKGRGEESAMNLSQAAQLYGKGLEAVEPWAFMDLTTNAGGSSVNVPIELYNAYVNVFSGMAITTNVMMVEGEAFKAIAEPIAGCLSKNGVVVPNVKLKASFASGNGTVSPAIQTDYTGTAEFYVTNITSKEEVQELRITIDDSFMNSLPEAYRQLLQNQTWPSAKVTISLKSAPITAYLYVNEDNELEGIERQISSLLTNNYFTLSEDPDAATCFVDLSTKLEMGEVVTGGTYDLNTCYCSLVLKIYNNKTQQMLLNYSVNQVKVLVPVNKSATASLSMCIREVIKRVNRELPAQIKKLKIN, encoded by the coding sequence ATGCGAAAGATTATTCTAGGCCTGTTACTCTCGATATGCAGTGTTTTCCATGCCGAGGCACAAGCACCCGACTGGGTAACCCAACGCCCGACTTCGTCTGACGCTTACATCGGTATTGGCGTCGCGTCGTTATCGGAAACCGATTACATGAAAAAAGCGACCCAGAACGCCTTGTTGGACATCGTTTCACAGATCGCTGTAAAACTTGAAAACAATTCTTTTTTGCACCGGGTAGACGTGGATGGCAAAACACGTGAAATGCTGGAAGACAAAATTCACAGTTCAATGGTAGCTTGGCTGGAAGGACAAGAACTGAAAGGCAGTTACCAGTCGGAACAAAAATATTACGTGTATTACGCCTTGGATAAAAAAGTATATGCCCGAAAAGCCGAAGAACGCAGACAACAAGCGATCAGGACAGGCATGGATTACCTGCAAAAAGGACGTGGAGAGGAAAGCGCCATGAATCTTTCGCAAGCTGCCCAGCTCTACGGCAAAGGACTGGAAGCCGTGGAGCCTTGGGCATTTATGGATTTGACTACAAATGCCGGAGGTTCATCCGTGAATGTTCCCATAGAACTCTATAACGCTTACGTGAATGTGTTCAGCGGAATGGCCATCACGACCAACGTCATGATGGTAGAAGGCGAGGCCTTTAAAGCAATTGCCGAACCTATCGCCGGATGTCTTTCCAAAAACGGGGTTGTCGTTCCGAATGTTAAATTAAAGGCTTCATTCGCATCCGGTAATGGCACTGTATCCCCCGCCATACAGACAGACTACACGGGTACAGCGGAATTTTACGTAACGAATATTACCTCGAAAGAAGAGGTGCAGGAATTGCGCATCACCATTGACGACTCGTTCATGAATAGTCTACCCGAGGCATATCGTCAATTGTTGCAAAATCAAACTTGGCCCTCGGCTAAAGTCACGATTTCATTGAAGAGCGCACCGATCACGGCCTACCTCTACGTAAACGAGGATAACGAGCTGGAAGGTATCGAACGCCAGATCAGTAGCCTACTGACCAACAATTATTTCACATTATCGGAAGACCCCGATGCCGCCACGTGCTTCGTGGATTTATCCACTAAATTGGAAATGGGAGAAGTCGTTACCGGGGGAACGTATGACTTAAATACATGTTACTGTTCCCTAGTTCTAAAGATTTACAATAACAAAACACAGCAAATGCTCTTGAACTATTCGGTAAACCAAGTTAAAGTTCTAGTACCCGTAAACAAATCGGCAACCGCATCACTCTCGATGTGTATCCGGGAAGTGATAAAACGAGTGAACCGGGAATTGCCGGCCCAGATTAAAAAATTAAAAATCAATTAA
- a CDS encoding lytic transglycosylase domain-containing protein, protein MKRNILLTFLTILVLLNSAAIGYYVYHDQKEHEENEEPPFHLMKSSDVDFPTTFSLAGEPVPLERIDVAEAFKKELIVNTYLHSHTIQVLKNAPRYFHIIEPILKAEGVPNDFKYLAVIESSLNPLAVSYAGATGIWQLMSATAKELGLEVTNDVDERYHVEKATRAACTYLKKAYQKFGSWTLAAASYNGGMNMLTRQMDRQKEKNFYDLLLGEETGRYVYRMLALKQIMEEPHLYDFYVDHLYPVEPTTQVKVTKNIKNLADFAQEHGISYKTLKRFNPWLRQTSLKVGKHKTYYIAIPENKQAYK, encoded by the coding sequence GTGAAAAGGAACATTTTACTTACATTTCTGACAATTCTTGTCTTATTAAATAGTGCGGCGATCGGATATTACGTTTATCATGATCAGAAGGAACATGAAGAAAACGAGGAACCACCATTCCACCTCATGAAATCATCAGACGTGGATTTCCCGACAACATTCAGCTTGGCAGGAGAACCGGTTCCCCTAGAAAGAATTGACGTGGCGGAAGCCTTCAAAAAAGAACTCATCGTGAATACCTACTTGCATTCACACACGATCCAAGTTTTGAAAAATGCTCCCCGCTATTTTCATATCATCGAACCTATCCTAAAAGCGGAAGGAGTTCCCAACGACTTCAAATACCTAGCCGTCATCGAGAGTAGCTTGAACCCGTTGGCCGTATCTTACGCTGGAGCCACGGGAATATGGCAACTCATGAGTGCAACGGCCAAAGAACTTGGGCTAGAGGTGACGAATGACGTGGACGAACGCTACCATGTGGAAAAAGCTACCCGTGCCGCTTGTACCTATTTGAAAAAAGCCTATCAAAAATTCGGTTCATGGACATTAGCCGCAGCCTCTTATAACGGAGGCATGAATATGCTCACCAGACAAATGGACCGACAAAAGGAAAAAAACTTTTACGATCTTTTGCTTGGTGAAGAAACCGGAAGATACGTGTACCGTATGCTGGCATTAAAGCAAATCATGGAAGAACCCCACCTATACGATTTTTACGTGGACCATTTGTATCCCGTGGAACCAACCACACAAGTGAAAGTGACTAAAAACATAAAAAACCTAGCGGATTTTGCCCAAGAACACGGAATATCCTATAAAACGCTGAAACGCTTTAACCCTTGGTTGCGACAGACCTCGTTAAAAGTTGGAAAGCATAAAACGTACTATATTGCTATTCCGGAAAACAAGCAGGCATACAAGTAA
- a CDS encoding nucleoside kinase, whose translation MEKNKITVFCENNGQEYQIPTGSSLKEFKKIVFPMNHQNILGALVNNEVQDLHYEIYNPKYVNFVDVTTLDGYSVYLRSLIFVLYKAIHNLYPKKTLVVEYHLSNGIFCRLANKEFILTGERITEIKKEMQRIIDHDYEIMRTETPTEEAIKLFNRQGLKDKELLLSTRGKMFTSVYSIDGTCDYFYGTLAPSTGCLKVFDLMDYKDGMLLMPPERTNPTQIVPFVPQEKLFSTFSEFKRWGKISEVMQIGHLNQAIEHKHAGDMIKVSEALHEKKISQIADQIKKQKKVKVVLIAGPSSSGKTTFGKRLAIQLLVNGIKPVNLSLDNYFVNREDTPRDEKGEYDFETIDALDINTFNENIMSLLRGEEVEIPKFSFETGQRFYDGEKLKMTRNNVIIVEGIHGLNPKLTECLPHESLFKIFISALTVISIDNHNIINPSDNRLIRRMVRDHKYRGYSALDTLKRWESVLSGEQKHITPYQEEADVMFNSALVYELGALKQQAVPLLEEVLVKYPEHSKAKRLLKFFSYVQAVPTREIPPTSILREFLGGSSFKY comes from the coding sequence ATGGAAAAGAATAAAATAACCGTCTTTTGTGAAAACAATGGACAAGAATACCAGATACCCACGGGATCTAGTTTAAAAGAATTCAAAAAAATCGTGTTCCCCATGAATCACCAAAACATTCTGGGAGCATTAGTCAATAACGAAGTACAAGACCTGCATTACGAGATATACAACCCGAAATACGTGAACTTTGTTGACGTAACCACACTGGACGGGTATAGCGTGTACTTGCGTTCTCTTATTTTCGTACTTTACAAGGCGATACATAATCTCTACCCGAAAAAAACGCTTGTCGTGGAATATCACCTTTCTAACGGGATATTCTGCCGTCTGGCAAATAAAGAATTTATTCTCACGGGGGAGAGGATCACCGAGATAAAAAAAGAGATGCAACGCATCATCGACCACGATTACGAGATCATGCGCACGGAGACCCCCACGGAAGAAGCCATCAAGCTTTTTAACCGACAGGGTCTAAAGGATAAAGAATTATTACTTTCCACACGAGGAAAGATGTTTACCTCCGTTTATTCCATTGACGGCACTTGTGACTATTTCTACGGGACGCTGGCCCCTTCCACCGGATGCTTGAAAGTGTTCGACCTGATGGATTACAAGGATGGGATGTTATTAATGCCACCCGAACGCACGAACCCGACACAAATAGTCCCGTTCGTACCCCAAGAAAAACTGTTCAGCACGTTCAGCGAGTTCAAACGCTGGGGAAAGATCTCCGAGGTTATGCAAATTGGGCATTTAAACCAAGCCATCGAACATAAACACGCCGGGGATATGATCAAGGTAAGCGAAGCCCTGCACGAGAAAAAGATCTCCCAGATCGCTGACCAAATCAAGAAACAGAAAAAGGTAAAAGTCGTGCTTATCGCCGGTCCTTCCTCTTCGGGCAAGACCACGTTCGGAAAGCGATTAGCCATCCAGCTATTAGTGAACGGCATCAAACCCGTCAATCTATCCTTGGACAATTATTTCGTGAACCGGGAAGATACTCCCCGGGATGAAAAAGGGGAATACGACTTCGAGACGATTGACGCCTTGGACATCAATACCTTCAACGAAAACATCATGAGCCTACTAAGAGGTGAAGAAGTGGAGATACCCAAATTCTCGTTCGAAACAGGCCAACGTTTCTATGACGGAGAGAAATTAAAAATGACCCGCAACAACGTGATTATCGTGGAAGGCATTCACGGGCTGAATCCCAAATTAACCGAATGCCTGCCTCATGAAAGCCTGTTCAAAATATTCATCTCGGCACTTACGGTAATTTCCATTGATAACCATAACATTATCAACCCATCGGACAATCGTTTGATTCGCCGTATGGTCCGGGATCACAAATACCGGGGCTACTCAGCTCTCGATACCTTGAAAAGATGGGAAAGCGTGCTTTCCGGTGAACAAAAACACATCACACCTTACCAAGAAGAGGCCGATGTCATGTTTAACTCGGCTCTCGTGTATGAGTTGGGAGCCTTGAAACAACAAGCTGTTCCATTGCTGGAAGAAGTACTGGTAAAATACCCGGAACACTCCAAAGCCAAACGCCTGTTGAAGTTCTTCTCGTACGTCCAAGCCGTACCTACCCGTGAAATACCACCCACCTCTATCTTAAGGGAGTTCTTGGGAGGAAGTTCGTTCAAATACTAG
- a CDS encoding thioredoxin family protein, which produces MKKSMLFVISLLTCCSVFAQSVKFDALSLDQALSRAQAEGKFVFVDVTAAWCGPCQLMLEEVLSRKDVGEYCNKQFICIQMDIDKLEGKDFKKKYGVNSIPTFFILQEDGTVRHRLRGARRPEDFLAWAKRGVNETSSLFFLNDLLERKQKMSLQNRVDYYMVLKDIRKLDDADSLRAVLFEQTPFEKLTDKECWPLFSEEVYGSPYFEYVVKHEDKFREKQGKERVDDYLVQGYKQELQRLMYDCQASPEAFDLIKQITMAVSTPDRTVISGEDKVKVVLAWAKEVKAFLENDIPGMVEGMQELVELKEWRDCLWHAMQYVGLNGKDEDKERMGQFTSKMLFEFAKTPVEQWDFYQKFRYLGFPISCNGKFWSDALERVKEKNKPLLLECVRGSDAYFIMRNWAWDLPERVNYLDSLCVSVRIDMDDPDVAFLKERFEITNYPAYFLLDKEGKVRYSWEGMIEEDQAFRDSLRKGVEGI; this is translated from the coding sequence ATGAAAAAAAGTATGTTATTCGTGATAAGTCTTTTGACTTGTTGTAGTGTATTTGCCCAAAGTGTAAAATTTGATGCCTTGTCTTTGGATCAAGCTCTTTCACGGGCACAAGCGGAGGGAAAGTTTGTTTTTGTTGATGTTACAGCCGCTTGGTGTGGGCCGTGTCAATTGATGCTTGAAGAAGTGTTGAGTAGAAAAGACGTGGGGGAGTATTGTAACAAACAATTTATTTGTATACAAATGGATATAGATAAATTGGAGGGTAAAGACTTTAAAAAGAAGTACGGGGTGAACTCCATCCCGACATTTTTTATTTTGCAAGAGGATGGAACAGTAAGACATCGCTTGCGGGGAGCAAGAAGACCGGAAGATTTTCTAGCCTGGGCTAAACGTGGTGTAAATGAAACGTCATCATTGTTTTTTTTGAATGATTTGCTTGAACGAAAGCAAAAAATGAGCTTGCAGAATAGAGTTGATTATTATATGGTATTGAAAGATATAAGAAAATTGGATGATGCCGATAGCCTTCGTGCGGTTTTGTTTGAGCAGACCCCGTTTGAAAAATTAACGGATAAAGAATGTTGGCCTCTTTTCAGCGAAGAGGTGTATGGAAGCCCGTATTTTGAATACGTGGTGAAACATGAGGACAAGTTCCGGGAAAAGCAAGGAAAAGAGCGTGTTGATGATTACCTGGTTCAAGGCTATAAACAAGAGCTCCAGCGTTTGATGTATGATTGTCAGGCTTCTCCGGAGGCGTTCGATTTGATAAAACAAATTACGATGGCAGTGTCCACCCCAGACCGTACTGTTATCTCGGGGGAAGATAAAGTAAAAGTTGTATTGGCTTGGGCAAAAGAAGTAAAAGCTTTTCTAGAAAATGATATCCCGGGGATGGTGGAAGGGATGCAAGAACTGGTGGAACTAAAAGAGTGGCGGGATTGCTTGTGGCACGCGATGCAATATGTAGGATTGAACGGAAAAGATGAAGACAAGGAACGAATGGGTCAGTTTACTTCCAAGATGCTCTTTGAATTTGCTAAAACTCCCGTGGAACAATGGGATTTTTATCAAAAATTCAGGTACCTGGGTTTTCCGATAAGTTGTAACGGGAAATTTTGGAGTGATGCTTTGGAGAGAGTAAAGGAAAAAAATAAGCCTTTGTTGTTGGAATGCGTAAGAGGTAGTGATGCTTATTTTATTATGCGGAATTGGGCGTGGGATTTACCCGAGCGGGTGAATTATCTGGATTCTTTATGCGTTAGCGTGAGGATAGACATGGATGATCCCGATGTTGCTTTTTTGAAAGAGAGATTTGAAATAACGAATTACCCTGCTTATTTCTTGTTGGATAAAGAGGGTAAGGTCAGATATTCTTGGGAAGGCATGATAGAGGAGGATCAAGCCTTTAGAGATTCTTTACGGAAAGGGGTGGAGGGGATTTGA
- a CDS encoding RagB/SusD family nutrient uptake outer membrane protein: MKRYLILILGVLSFISCGKFLEEFSQDLAYAESCTDLDEILIGNGYMEQPLYFAEASVYGGGYYPYIHVMDDDMAMTIFRRDGAGDVINDIASFKNFYDWSDQLTINPKTGEEWEDNDWEKIYSHIAYLNVIIAHVKKFTHDSVEIRNRIEGEARFLRGAYYYLLMNLYANPYVKETASTDMGVPLNLTEDIIDEYYHRNSMEECYRVIVEDLNVAADKLKGVTQPTIYRVNELAARILLSRVYLYMGEWQLALDECQKALNLGNVELMDLNSFPGREENRYILDVENPEIIFTQGYSATNVFYKNISYFTICSFSCSEELISLYNSFDDQVIKDLRLNAFFEDNGDEQYRVSKVGEKVYDCFAIRSVELYLNKAEAEAMLDKVEAIQTIKTLLHNRFEGGIPDVDGLSGKDLVSFIRDERRRELCFEAHRWFDLRRYAVSPKYPEKKSIRHTAYDIKGKLEGDYVLKPYGEDPAWVLPIPGYEIVYNQGNLVDNPQRVDRELE, encoded by the coding sequence ATGAAAAGATATTTAATCTTGATACTTGGTGTGTTATCTTTTATTTCATGTGGAAAATTTTTAGAAGAATTTTCACAGGATTTGGCTTATGCCGAAAGTTGTACCGATTTGGACGAGATTCTTATCGGTAATGGATACATGGAACAACCGTTATATTTTGCGGAAGCGAGTGTTTATGGGGGTGGGTACTATCCTTACATTCATGTGATGGACGATGATATGGCAATGACGATATTTAGAAGAGATGGAGCTGGTGATGTTATTAATGATATTGCTTCTTTTAAAAATTTCTATGACTGGTCTGATCAATTGACGATTAATCCAAAAACAGGCGAAGAGTGGGAAGACAATGATTGGGAAAAAATATATAGCCATATAGCCTATTTGAATGTCATTATCGCTCACGTGAAAAAATTTACACATGACTCCGTTGAAATTCGAAATAGAATTGAAGGAGAGGCTCGTTTCCTGCGAGGTGCTTATTACTATTTGTTAATGAATCTCTATGCGAATCCCTATGTGAAAGAAACTGCCTCCACGGATATGGGAGTCCCTTTAAATCTTACTGAGGATATTATAGATGAGTATTATCATCGTAATTCCATGGAAGAGTGTTATCGTGTAATCGTTGAGGATCTGAATGTTGCCGCCGATAAGTTGAAGGGGGTTACACAACCCACTATTTACAGGGTGAATGAACTTGCTGCACGGATTCTACTAAGTAGGGTATATTTATATATGGGAGAGTGGCAATTGGCGTTGGATGAATGCCAAAAGGCATTGAATTTGGGAAATGTGGAATTAATGGATTTAAATTCATTTCCGGGAAGGGAGGAGAATCGGTATATATTAGATGTTGAAAATCCGGAAATAATATTTACCCAAGGATACAGTGCAACTAATGTATTCTACAAAAATATCTCTTATTTTACCATATGTTCTTTTAGTTGTTCTGAAGAATTGATCTCTTTATATAATAGTTTTGATGACCAAGTAATTAAAGACTTGAGACTGAATGCTTTTTTTGAGGATAATGGGGACGAGCAATACAGGGTGTCAAAAGTGGGGGAGAAGGTGTACGATTGTTTCGCGATTCGAAGCGTAGAGTTATATTTGAACAAGGCGGAAGCCGAAGCCATGTTGGATAAAGTGGAGGCGATACAGACGATTAAAACCTTGTTGCATAATCGTTTTGAAGGTGGAATCCCCGATGTGGACGGTTTGAGCGGAAAAGATTTGGTTTCATTTATCCGGGATGAACGACGCCGTGAACTTTGTTTTGAGGCTCACCGATGGTTTGATTTGCGCAGGTACGCGGTGTCTCCCAAATATCCGGAGAAAAAATCCATAAGACATACGGCTTATGACATAAAAGGTAAGTTGGAAGGGGATTACGTGTTAAAACCGTATGGCGAAGACCCGGCTTGGGTACTACCCATTCCCGGTTACGAGATCGTGTATAACCAGGGTAATTTGGTGGATAATCCTCAACGAGTGGATCGGGAATTAGAATAA